The Rhizobium indicum genome has a segment encoding these proteins:
- a CDS encoding sugar phosphate isomerase/epimerase family protein: MPLTLSLNTNPLVNRFADPDDLIDTVAHDLRIRDLQLTHEFINPSWQAPVIRRLTRTMSAALKRTGVRVTSGMTGPYGRLNHFGHPDADVRRYYVDWFKTFADITADLGGHSVGTQFAIFTYKDFDDPARREELIKTAIDCWADVAEHARAAGLSYMFWEPMSIGREFGETIGACLSLQERLTAAGMAIPMWMMADIDHGDITSANPDDYDPYAWARAVPPVSPIIHIKQSLMDKGGHRPFTAEFNAKGRIQPAPLLQALAEGGAKDNEICLELSFKEREPNDRQVIPQIAESVAFWAPHIDTGVADLNI; this comes from the coding sequence ATGCCGCTGACCCTTTCGCTCAATACCAATCCGCTGGTGAACCGCTTCGCCGACCCAGACGATCTGATCGACACGGTTGCGCATGACTTGCGGATCCGCGACCTCCAACTGACCCACGAGTTCATCAATCCGAGCTGGCAAGCGCCGGTGATCCGCCGCCTGACGCGCACGATGAGCGCTGCGCTGAAGCGCACGGGGGTGCGGGTTACCTCGGGAATGACGGGCCCCTATGGGCGCCTCAACCATTTCGGACATCCGGATGCCGATGTGCGCCGCTACTACGTCGACTGGTTCAAGACCTTTGCCGACATCACCGCCGATCTCGGCGGCCATTCGGTCGGCACGCAATTTGCGATCTTCACCTATAAGGACTTCGACGATCCGGCCAGACGCGAGGAACTGATCAAGACCGCCATCGATTGTTGGGCCGATGTCGCCGAGCATGCGCGCGCCGCAGGCCTCTCCTACATGTTCTGGGAGCCGATGAGCATCGGCCGCGAGTTCGGCGAGACGATCGGCGCCTGCCTGTCGCTGCAGGAGCGGCTGACAGCCGCCGGAATGGCCATCCCGATGTGGATGATGGCCGACATCGATCATGGCGATATCACCTCTGCCAACCCCGACGACTACGACCCCTATGCCTGGGCGCGCGCCGTCCCACCGGTATCGCCGATCATCCACATCAAACAGAGCCTGATGGACAAGGGCGGGCACCGGCCCTTTACCGCCGAATTCAACGCCAAGGGCCGCATCCAGCCGGCACCTCTGCTCCAGGCGCTGGCCGAAGGTGGGGCGAAGGACAATGAAATCTGCCTGGAACTCTCCTTCAAGGAACGCGAGCCGAATGATCGCCAGGTCATCCCGCAGATCGCCGAAAGCGTCGCCTTCTGGGCGCCGCATATCGACACCGGCGTCGCTGACTTGAACATCTGA